The following coding sequences lie in one Myxococcus xanthus genomic window:
- a CDS encoding PaaI family thioesterase, whose amino-acid sequence MEGDAVVAEWTPQEHHHAFEGVLSGGIVGTLLDCHCNWTAAYHLMRAQGGDAPPCTVTAEYAITLKRPTPMAGPLRLEAKPVEIQGDRAIIEGTLTAGGKVTATCRGTFVAVKPGHPAYHRW is encoded by the coding sequence GTGGAGGGTGATGCCGTCGTCGCGGAGTGGACGCCGCAAGAACACCACCACGCCTTCGAAGGCGTGCTCAGCGGCGGCATCGTCGGCACGCTGCTGGACTGTCACTGCAACTGGACGGCGGCGTACCACCTGATGCGCGCGCAGGGCGGGGACGCGCCGCCGTGCACTGTCACCGCCGAGTACGCCATCACCCTGAAGCGTCCCACGCCCATGGCCGGGCCCCTGCGCCTGGAGGCGAAGCCGGTGGAAATCCAGGGGGACCGCGCCATCATCGAAGGCACGCTGACCGCAGGCGGGAAGGTGACGGCCACCTGTCGGGGCACCTTCGTCGCCGTGAAGCCGGGCCACCCCGCGTACCATCGCTGGTAG